In the genome of Mycobacterium kansasii ATCC 12478, one region contains:
- a CDS encoding M24 family metallopeptidase has protein sequence MTHSQRRHNLKAKIGAAGLDAMLVTDLINVRYLSGFSGSNGALLVFADEREAVLATDGRYRTQAAQQAPDLEVVIERALGRHLSCRAAECGVGRLGFESHVVTVDGLDALTAGLQDTGTELVRASGTVETLREVKDAGELALLRLACEAADAALTDLVRRGGLRPGRTEREVARDLEGLMFDHGADAVSFETIVAAGPNSAIPHHRPTDAVLATGDFVKIDFGALVAGYHSDMTRTFVLGKAADWQLELYQLVSRAQQAGREALRPGAELREVDAAARQLITDAGYGDNFGHGLGHGVGLQIHEAPGIGATSAGTLLAGSVVTVEPGVYLPGRGGVRIEDTLVVPSETPGASESAGQTPELLTRFPKELAIL, from the coding sequence GTGACACATTCCCAGCGTCGACACAACCTCAAAGCCAAAATTGGTGCCGCCGGACTGGATGCGATGCTGGTCACCGACCTGATAAATGTCCGATATCTATCCGGTTTCAGCGGGTCCAACGGCGCGTTGCTGGTGTTCGCCGACGAACGCGAAGCGGTGCTGGCCACCGACGGCCGGTACCGTACTCAGGCCGCGCAGCAGGCCCCCGACCTCGAGGTTGTCATCGAGCGGGCGCTCGGCCGTCACTTGAGCTGCCGGGCGGCCGAATGCGGCGTCGGCAGGCTGGGTTTCGAGAGCCATGTCGTCACCGTGGACGGTTTGGATGCCCTGACGGCCGGCCTGCAGGACACCGGCACCGAGCTGGTCCGGGCTTCCGGGACGGTGGAGACGCTGCGGGAGGTCAAGGATGCCGGTGAGCTCGCATTGCTGCGGCTGGCCTGCGAAGCGGCCGACGCCGCGCTGACCGACCTGGTGCGGCGCGGCGGTCTGCGCCCGGGACGCACCGAGCGGGAGGTGGCCCGCGACCTGGAAGGGTTGATGTTCGATCACGGCGCCGACGCGGTGTCGTTCGAGACGATCGTGGCGGCCGGACCGAATTCGGCCATCCCGCACCACCGGCCCACCGACGCGGTGCTGGCCACGGGCGACTTCGTCAAGATCGACTTCGGTGCCCTGGTCGCCGGCTATCACTCCGACATGACCCGCACCTTCGTGCTGGGTAAGGCGGCCGACTGGCAGCTGGAGCTCTACCAGCTGGTTTCCCGGGCGCAACAGGCCGGTCGCGAGGCATTGCGCCCGGGTGCCGAGCTGCGTGAGGTCGACGCCGCGGCGCGCCAGTTGATCACCGACGCGGGCTACGGCGACAATTTCGGCCACGGTCTGGGACACGGCGTTGGCCTGCAGATACACGAAGCGCCGGGCATCGGGGCGACATCCGCCGGTACACTACTTGCGGGCTCCGTGGTGACCGTGGAGCCCGGCGTCTATCTACCCGGCCGCGGCGGTGTCCGCATCGAGGACACATTGGTGGTGCCCTCTGAGACGCCCGGCGCCTCAGAAAGCGCCGGACAGACCCCGGAATTGTTGACCCGGTTCCCCAAGGAACTGGCCATTTTGTAG
- the efp gene encoding elongation factor P encodes MATTADFKNGLVLNIDGQLWQIVEFQHVKPGKGPAFVRTKLKNVLSGKVVDKTYNAGVKVETATVDRRDTTYLYRDGSDFVFMDSQDYEQHPLPESLVGDAARFLLEGMPVQVAFHDGAPLYIELPVTVELEVTHTEPGLQGDRSSAGTKPATLETGAQIQVPLFINTGDKLKVDSRDGSYLGRVNA; translated from the coding sequence GTGGCGACCACCGCTGACTTCAAGAACGGACTTGTCCTGAATATCGATGGGCAGCTGTGGCAGATCGTCGAGTTTCAGCACGTCAAGCCGGGCAAGGGCCCGGCATTCGTGCGCACCAAGCTCAAGAACGTGCTGTCGGGCAAGGTCGTCGACAAGACCTACAACGCCGGGGTGAAGGTGGAGACCGCCACCGTGGACCGCCGCGACACCACCTACCTGTACCGCGACGGCTCGGACTTCGTGTTCATGGACAGCCAGGACTACGAGCAGCACCCGCTGCCGGAGTCCCTGGTCGGCGACGCCGCGCGGTTTCTGTTGGAGGGCATGCCGGTACAGGTGGCCTTCCACGACGGGGCGCCACTGTACATCGAGCTGCCGGTGACCGTCGAGCTCGAAGTCACCCACACCGAGCCGGGCCTGCAGGGTGACCGGTCCAGCGCCGGCACCAAGCCGGCCACGCTGGAGACCGGCGCCCAGATCCAGGTGCCGCTGTTCATCAACACCGGGGACAAGCTGAAGGTCGATTCGCGCGACGGCAGCTACCTGGGCAGGGTCAACGCCTGA
- the nusB gene encoding transcription antitermination factor NusB: MPEGKPGKPVKGRHQARKRAVDVLFEAEARGMSPLEVVESRTALAAAKPEVAPLHPYTAAVARGVSEDAAHIDDLIAAHLQGWTLDRLPAVDRAILRVSVWELLHADDVPEPVAVDEAVELAKELSTDESPGFVNGVLGQVMLVTPQIRAAAHAVRQAVPGDAERLPENQGSCS, translated from the coding sequence ATGCCCGAGGGAAAACCGGGCAAGCCGGTTAAAGGACGCCATCAGGCCCGCAAGCGGGCGGTGGACGTGTTGTTCGAGGCCGAGGCGCGGGGCATGAGCCCGCTCGAGGTGGTCGAGTCCCGTACCGCACTAGCGGCAGCCAAGCCGGAAGTCGCGCCGTTGCATCCCTACACGGCCGCGGTGGCGCGCGGCGTCAGTGAGGATGCCGCCCACATCGATGATCTGATCGCCGCGCATCTGCAGGGCTGGACGCTGGATCGGCTGCCCGCGGTGGATCGCGCCATTCTGCGGGTCTCGGTGTGGGAATTGCTGCATGCCGACGACGTCCCCGAACCGGTAGCCGTCGACGAGGCCGTCGAGCTGGCCAAGGAACTGTCCACCGACGAGTCGCCCGGCTTCGTCAACGGAGTGCTGGGCCAAGTCATGCTGGTGACGCCGCAGATCCGCGCGGCCGCTCACGCGGTCCGCCAGGCGGTACCTGGAGATGCGGAACGCCTGCCGGAAAACCAAGGATCGTGTTCATGA
- a CDS encoding dihydrolipoyl dehydrogenase family protein: protein MAADQQEQTYDQTFDVVVLGAGPVGQNVADRARAAGLDVAVVERELVGGECSYWACVPSKSLLRPVLAVSDVRRVDGAREAVTGSIDPAGVFGRRDRYVNDWDDTSRVDWVAGIGATLVRGHGRLDGPRRVVVTTPSGREVVLAVRHAVVICTGSRSAIPDLPGLAEARPWTNREANDSSDVPNRLAVVGAGGVGVEMATAWQGLGSKVTLLARGSRLLPRMEPFVGELVGRGLAEAGVDVRTGVTVRELSRAYPYCPLALALTDGTELEVDEILFATGRKPLTDHIGLETVGLTPGSWLDVDDTCCVRAVDDGWLYAAGDVNHRALLTHQGKYQARIAGAAIGARAAGTPLDTAPWGVHATTADHHAVPQALFTDPEVAAVGLTEEQAVQAGHRIKTIDVEIGDVVMGAKLYADGYTGRARMVVDVDRGHLLGVTMVGPGVTELLHSATIAVAGQVPIDRLWHAVPCFPTVSELWLRLLEAYRDSFFVVV from the coding sequence ATGGCGGCCGACCAACAGGAACAGACATACGACCAGACATTCGACGTAGTGGTGCTTGGGGCGGGTCCGGTGGGCCAGAATGTCGCGGACCGCGCACGGGCGGCCGGCCTGGACGTCGCAGTGGTCGAACGTGAGCTCGTAGGGGGCGAGTGTTCGTATTGGGCCTGCGTGCCCAGCAAGTCGCTGCTGCGTCCAGTCCTCGCGGTTTCTGACGTCCGCCGGGTCGACGGGGCGCGCGAGGCGGTCACCGGTTCGATAGACCCGGCCGGTGTCTTCGGCCGCCGCGACCGCTATGTGAACGACTGGGACGACACCAGCCGGGTCGACTGGGTGGCCGGGATCGGAGCGACGCTGGTCCGTGGACATGGACGGTTGGACGGTCCGCGACGAGTAGTCGTCACCACACCCAGCGGAAGGGAGGTGGTGCTGGCCGTCCGGCACGCGGTTGTCATCTGCACCGGAAGCCGGTCCGCGATCCCCGACTTGCCCGGCCTGGCCGAAGCTCGACCCTGGACCAACCGCGAAGCCAACGACAGTAGCGATGTCCCGAACCGGCTCGCAGTTGTCGGGGCCGGCGGAGTGGGTGTCGAAATGGCAACGGCCTGGCAAGGATTGGGCTCAAAGGTGACCTTGCTGGCCAGAGGCTCGCGCCTACTGCCACGGATGGAGCCTTTTGTGGGAGAGCTTGTCGGCAGAGGTCTGGCGGAGGCTGGTGTGGACGTGCGCACGGGTGTGACAGTCCGCGAACTCAGCCGGGCATACCCCTACTGCCCGCTGGCGCTCGCCTTGACCGACGGCACCGAGCTCGAGGTCGACGAAATACTGTTTGCCACCGGCCGAAAGCCCCTCACCGACCACATCGGCTTGGAAACAGTCGGATTGACCCCCGGCAGCTGGCTCGATGTCGACGACACCTGCTGCGTGCGCGCCGTCGACGATGGTTGGCTCTACGCGGCCGGCGATGTCAATCACCGTGCGCTGCTGACCCATCAGGGCAAATACCAAGCGCGCATAGCCGGTGCGGCTATCGGCGCCCGTGCGGCGGGCACGCCGCTGGACACCGCGCCGTGGGGCGTTCATGCGACCACCGCAGACCATCACGCCGTGCCGCAGGCCCTCTTCACCGACCCCGAAGTCGCCGCGGTCGGGCTCACGGAGGAACAGGCGGTGCAGGCCGGGCACCGGATCAAGACCATCGATGTCGAAATCGGAGACGTCGTCATGGGAGCCAAGCTCTATGCCGACGGGTACACGGGCCGGGCGCGGATGGTGGTCGACGTCGATCGCGGCCACCTGCTCGGCGTGACCATGGTCGGCCCGGGTGTCACTGAGCTTTTGCACTCGGCCACCATCGCCGTCGCCGGCCAGGTGCCCATCGACCGGTTGTGGCACGCCGTGCCGTGCTTCCCGACCGTCAGCGAATTATGGCTGAGACTTCTTGAGGCCTACCGCGATTCGTTTTTCGTGGTCGTTTAG
- a CDS encoding PucR family transcriptional regulator — translation MITLDRLVNVLGGYGVRLRWSSLPRSTELRSVVIHEAAATRPLVGDVLLAIGASSVREAVQWAASARAVVVLMRDGERPITSQGDLEAGAVMVLDESLSWSEVAAVVYGLVLEGRETESGRGPTDLFALADSLAEATGGAVTIEDRLLRVLAYSRLQQGADPARVATILGRQTPEQLRVLLDEHGVSAHLATSEDPLYVAADGEHGLTGRMVVAVRSGREVLGSVWVACSAPLSGAERTALTDGAHTVALHLLRSRASADLERQVESELVIQLLEGTIDAATVASRLGLPRGALRVIALRAFVGADRDAALLLAFERATTGFGWSRPGRSALAGNTVYTVLPGDQTAAARRWVSGVRAALPEGMRVWAGISGPAEVADLVAARQEADECLALHQLCPDSAAPPAYDQSWDDILLQRLRTAARSGRLPDRGPVAELRRHDRANATEYVPTLRAWLEEQGDPARAGERLGVHENTVRYRLRKMAEITTLSLDDAKKRLAMTIELAATDPDEAL, via the coding sequence GTGATCACGTTGGACCGCTTGGTGAATGTGTTGGGTGGTTACGGGGTCCGGCTGCGGTGGTCGTCGTTACCCAGGTCGACGGAATTGCGCAGTGTGGTGATCCACGAGGCAGCCGCGACCCGTCCGCTAGTCGGAGATGTGTTGCTGGCGATCGGCGCGAGTTCCGTCCGGGAAGCGGTTCAGTGGGCGGCGTCGGCCCGGGCTGTGGTGGTGTTGATGCGTGACGGCGAACGGCCCATCACGTCGCAGGGCGACCTCGAAGCGGGAGCGGTCATGGTGCTCGACGAGTCGCTGTCCTGGAGCGAGGTCGCCGCGGTTGTCTACGGGCTGGTGTTGGAGGGCCGCGAGACGGAGTCCGGTCGTGGTCCCACGGATCTGTTCGCGCTGGCCGACAGCTTGGCCGAGGCCACCGGTGGAGCGGTGACCATCGAAGATCGGCTGTTGCGGGTACTGGCGTACTCGCGGCTGCAGCAAGGCGCCGATCCCGCGCGGGTCGCCACCATCCTGGGGCGCCAGACGCCGGAGCAGCTGCGCGTGCTCTTGGACGAGCACGGAGTTTCGGCTCACCTGGCCACGTCCGAGGATCCGCTCTACGTTGCCGCAGATGGCGAACACGGCCTGACCGGGCGCATGGTGGTGGCCGTGCGTTCCGGACGCGAAGTCCTGGGGTCGGTATGGGTGGCGTGTTCGGCTCCGCTGAGCGGCGCCGAGCGCACCGCGTTGACCGACGGCGCGCATACCGTGGCCTTGCATCTGCTGCGGTCTCGAGCCAGCGCCGACTTGGAGCGCCAGGTCGAATCCGAACTGGTGATTCAGCTGCTGGAGGGCACCATTGACGCCGCCACCGTCGCCAGCAGGCTGGGATTGCCGCGCGGTGCGCTGCGGGTGATTGCGTTGCGGGCGTTCGTCGGTGCCGACCGTGATGCCGCGCTGCTGTTGGCTTTCGAGCGGGCAACCACGGGGTTCGGTTGGTCACGGCCGGGCCGCAGCGCGTTGGCGGGCAACACCGTCTACACCGTGCTGCCCGGCGATCAGACGGCAGCGGCGCGCCGCTGGGTCAGTGGTGTCCGGGCGGCCCTGCCCGAGGGGATGCGGGTGTGGGCCGGCATCAGCGGACCGGCCGAGGTGGCCGACCTCGTCGCGGCGCGTCAGGAGGCCGACGAGTGTCTGGCGCTGCACCAGCTGTGCCCGGACAGCGCCGCCCCACCGGCATACGACCAGTCCTGGGATGACATCCTGCTGCAACGGTTGCGCACCGCGGCCAGGTCCGGCCGGTTGCCAGACCGTGGGCCGGTGGCCGAGTTGCGCCGCCACGACCGAGCCAACGCCACCGAGTACGTGCCCACGCTGCGGGCCTGGCTGGAGGAGCAGGGCGACCCGGCGCGGGCCGGTGAGCGTCTGGGGGTGCACGAGAACACCGTGCGCTACCGGCTGCGGAAGATGGCCGAGATCACCACCTTGTCTCTGGACGACGCCAAGAAGCGGTTGGCCATGACGATCGAGCTGGCGGCCACTGATCCTGACGAGGCGCTGTAG
- a CDS encoding NAD(P)/FAD-dependent oxidoreductase: MAGVERIDGGPRSVVVVGAGIVGLSTAWFLQERGVDVTVVDRDGVGAGASGGNAGWIAPGLALPLNSPAVLRYGLRSLLDSKAPLHIPLTADMGLGMFLVRFAGHCRRSSWQRAVRANAILNEDCIEAFDVLIANGVDAPVTDAPITAVFDSTAAAKQFQEDLQELGKAGQTMDITVLTSAALREQVPLASRAIRVGLSVNGQRFVDPARFVTALGRAVVNRGATLRTLEVAEIVNAANGIAVRPRRGAPLITEAAVIATGAQLPQLAGHRLGVPVRAGRGYSFTVPVERPMPWPIYLPSVRVAATPHHGAMRVSGTMEFRHPHAPVMPQRVATIVASAGPLLDGVRWAERSNVWVGARPIAADGRPVIGAVSPGVFVAGGHGMWGLAHGPVTGRLLAEQITTGKQPQALREFDPLRRTGR; the protein is encoded by the coding sequence ATGGCCGGCGTCGAGCGGATTGACGGTGGGCCTCGTTCCGTGGTTGTCGTCGGTGCCGGGATCGTCGGATTGTCGACGGCATGGTTCCTTCAGGAGCGTGGCGTCGATGTCACGGTGGTGGATCGCGACGGCGTGGGCGCCGGCGCTTCCGGCGGCAACGCCGGGTGGATTGCGCCGGGACTGGCGCTGCCGCTCAACTCGCCGGCAGTGCTGCGCTATGGATTACGTTCCCTGCTCGACTCGAAAGCCCCACTACACATTCCGTTGACCGCCGACATGGGCCTCGGGATGTTCCTGGTGCGATTCGCCGGTCACTGCCGGCGATCATCCTGGCAGCGCGCGGTGCGCGCCAACGCAATCCTCAACGAGGACTGCATCGAAGCTTTTGACGTGCTCATAGCCAACGGGGTCGACGCACCGGTGACCGATGCACCCATCACCGCGGTGTTCGACTCCACCGCCGCGGCAAAACAATTCCAGGAGGACCTGCAGGAGCTCGGAAAGGCAGGCCAGACAATGGATATCACGGTATTGACGAGTGCGGCGCTGCGGGAGCAAGTGCCGCTGGCGTCCCGGGCGATCCGGGTCGGGCTCAGCGTCAACGGACAGCGTTTCGTCGACCCGGCCCGCTTCGTGACGGCTCTGGGTCGCGCGGTGGTGAACCGCGGGGCGACGCTGCGCACGCTGGAAGTAGCCGAAATTGTCAACGCGGCCAACGGTATTGCGGTGCGGCCGCGCCGCGGCGCACCGCTGATTACCGAAGCCGCCGTGATCGCCACCGGCGCACAATTGCCGCAACTGGCCGGCCACCGGCTGGGCGTACCGGTGCGGGCCGGTCGCGGTTACTCGTTCACCGTGCCGGTCGAGCGCCCGATGCCCTGGCCCATCTACCTGCCGAGCGTGCGGGTCGCGGCTACGCCGCACCACGGCGCGATGCGTGTTTCGGGCACCATGGAATTTCGCCACCCGCACGCCCCGGTCATGCCCCAACGGGTGGCGACCATTGTGGCCTCGGCCGGTCCGCTGCTGGATGGCGTGCGATGGGCCGAACGCAGCAACGTGTGGGTGGGCGCGCGACCGATCGCTGCCGACGGCCGTCCCGTCATCGGTGCGGTGTCCCCGGGCGTCTTCGTGGCCGGCGGCCACGGCATGTGGGGACTGGCGCACGGACCGGTGACCGGTCGGCTGCTGGCCGAGCAGATCACCACCGGCAAGCAACCCCAAGCCCTACGCGAGTTCGATCCGTTGCGCAGAACCGGCCGCTAG